The DNA sequence ACCAAGTTCATATCCACATGCTTGTAACAATAAGTTCAACCCAACAGACCAAAGCAGGAAACCAGAAGCGGACAGATGCGCTCCCACGCTTTGCCACAACCCGAATTGGGTCACCAAAATACATCAACATGTTCCTCTCATCATCCCTAATAACTCTCTACTATaacattgatattttttttttttttgtcaacattgatcaattttaagTGTATAGATCATAAATTACCTCGAACCTGAAATTCCCAAAATTGCTCTACTCTTCGATTATCTCTTCTCCGATCAAATTGGGCCAAAAGATGTATACTAGGATGATTAGTACATCAAGGGCTTCAAAACCCGGGTGGTGGGAGGGGCCAAGAAGCTTCCAAACTTCTAGAGAGAGAAACTCTGCCTTCTCTCTAAAAACACCCAGCCGACACAGCTTTCCCCCCTCCTCCCCCCTTTCTTGCCAGATCTAGATCTCTTGATCTGGATCTTTGGCTTGAAAGTCGGGGGAGATCCCTTCCCTCTGCGTGAGGTTTTTCCTACCCTTCTTGTGGTAGCTCTCTGCCACGGCGGTGGCCGGTATGTTTTCTCTTCTGCCTTTGTTTTCCTTTCATCCCCAGATCCCTTTTCCCAACCTTTCCTAACTTTTCAATTCCAGCTTACCCATCCCTATAAACCCtctgttcttcttttttcttcatccTCCCCACCCCTACCATCCCTCTTCCTTCTCATGTCTTTTCCATCAATTccctcttctctttttctttccttttcgtCTATTTCTCAAATCTCTGATTCTTCATGGACAAGATGCACATCCTCCTCACCTTTCAGACTCCACTTCACTGATAGCTCGTTGGTCCTCCGGAGCTCCGACGTCGGCGTTGTTTGGATCGTCTCTTTAAACGGGGTTGTCCCTTTATCGCGCATAAATCCGCTGACGGTAGTGCAACAAGGTTCTGTATGGTCTTTGGCCATCTGTCCCTTTGATCCCTCTGCGGAtcgtttatttttttcttctttgttggtTCCTTTGTTTGTTTCAGAGGCTGTTTTGTATGGTTTAGAGATTTGGGTTATGGAGATATTTCGATGGGTTCTGTGCTACTTTTCTTGTATGGGATTGTTTCGGTTGGTCTCCAAGTTCTCGCCGGCCGATCTCGTGACGTTTCTGTGTCACCCTTGGGTTTGGCTGGTGGCGGCGACGTCACTGCGTCCTCTCTCTCCTGGTCGATCTGCACTGTGGTTGAAGCTTGTTGGGCTGTCTGGgcctgtttgtttttgtttgtttgttctttTACTTTGGGCTCGGTTTGGGTCTTTAGCTTGTACTGTTGTTTCTAATTGAATAAAAATCCTTCcatcgccaaaaaaaaaaaaaaaaaaaaaacccgggTGGTGGTGTCATCGGAGGTGGAAAACGGAGATAGAAACGGGTCAAGGCTACGGAGATCTGTACAAATCCTCAATCACACAAAGTTTGAGAAATAGTAATGCATGCACAACAGTCAAAATATCTCTTTACCATTTCATTAGTGAAGCTCTTGGCAACAAGAGTGGTCTTCCCAGATCCTTCCATCCCGACCACTAAGATGATTTTCTGGTTTTTCTCCTCATTCATCAGCAATTGTATTAACATGCTCTCTCCTCTTCAATCCCAACGAGCTCATCTTCCTCAATGAAAAGAGAAGACTCTGCTTGGTTCTGCACACATTTCTGACTATCATGATTAGAACTCGTTCCTTCTACACCACCAACAATTGAAAATAACTCGGCTGCCCATAGATTAGCATGGGGCTGGTTAAGTAGTAGCATCATGGCCAGTAGAAGCCCAAGTCAGaccaatagtttttttttttttttttttcagcgaAAACTGACGAGAGAATCAGCATTCGAATCAAGTCACACTTCCAAGTCTCTCTAAGTAAGACTTTAATAAGAACTATTAAGACATGGTATTCGTCTGGAAATGTAGTACGTAGTACAGGAGCATATTTGCAAGAAAAAATTTATACATATGGAGCCTTGGTTTGTGTCGTAAACCAACACACGTACAAGAGTTCATGAACAATAATTTGAAGCAAAAAGAGTTAGCGTCACGTTCATGATGTTGAAAAGCATACCTTGCCTGCAGTCAAACTCAAATTTGCAGAAGATTGAATCAATATGTGGATATGTCAACATTCTCTCAGTATCAGAAAAATATGGATCCAGGGTTAACATACCTTATGAGGGGAAGCAGTAGGTAGATCTGCTAGAAAGTAAGTCTCAAACTAATTGAAACCTGACAACCAAAGACAACAAGATTTTGTGGTTTGATCTATCATCCAGTACTAATAGAAAGGTTaatttttcatcttcttctctcaCTTCTAGAATCTCAAATAAAGAAGGTTAATTCTGCTATTGCAGAGATGTCATGCATTACTTATTATGGCACTCTCAAAACTTCAACATACTAACTGCGGTTCAACTATCATTGTACTCGAGAAAACAAAATGCGCACATACAAACGCAGTCACACACAAATACAAGTACATTATGTGTGCATGCAGCCCTGTAAATCTAACCTGAAAATGCCAGGCATCAGTAGCAAAACACATGAAAAGGGTCAATTACCGTTTACACCACCTGAAGTTcaaccagtttttttttttggtctaaaATGCTTTTAATAAAAAGCCCAAATGGAGAAGAGATACAGAAGATAGCAACTATTACAACATAGCAGCAACTGGTACAACACACCAGGCAATAGGTAATAACTGCACATAAAAGAACTAATGTGGACACGGAAGACCATCACTAGACAAAACAGAAACTAAAGAGGTTGGGGGTCTGTTGACCCAAATTTCATTGCACAACCTTGATTTGGCAAGCTTTGCGGCCACATCAGCAGCGCGATTAGCTTCTCGGGAAATCCATGACCAAGAGACCGAGCTAAGAAGCCCTATTAATCGGTGGAATTCTGACAGAAAAGGATAGATTCTCCAATTTCCTTTTTCAATCCTGTTATTTAGAGCAGCAACCAATTCTTGGGAATCACTTTCAAATATGATGTTGTCCAGCTTCAACCAGTTAGGAAGGCTCCAGGGAACATCTACAACAAATTTCAGGAGAAAAAGAATAGCAATAGAAGCAAAACAATAGTTTATTCACTCATGGGTACAAGCCAATTTATTTATGATTCTGGGTACAGTGAAGGTCTCATTTGGGTTGGCCCAAGTTGTACTAAAATAACATTTCCAGGTACTTTATTTTGTATAGACGACATGATTTTTAATACTCGACAACTGAGCCCAGTAGCACCAAGAGATTACATAATCACTGGCCACTTATTTGCAAATTTTCAGAAGCTAGATAATTTAGACAGCACCATGATCAGCCATGGGATGCTGCAGTAAGTTGGACGCTTATTTACAATTTACAAAGGCGCCTAGAGAATCTCCCATTCAGATTCGCAAATATCACGAGTCGGGGATTTCTTTGAATCTTCTCCACCTAAAAATGCTTTTGTATGATGCCCATGCCATAATGCAAGCTGCTCATATTCTTGTTTCCTTGCTGAACTCGTTCTTGAAGTGAAGGCTTTTGGAATTTTTTTCTAGAAAAAGGTTTTCAATTAAGGCCAATGGCAATAgaaaaaaatgcagaaaaataaagagagatACAGAGAGACTCTACCTTGTAAGGCTTACAGTTGGCTACCATGTGATGAACAAAATGAAGTTCTTCACCACTGACCATCACACAAGTTTCCTCGAGCTTTGCCTTGTCAGATTGTTGACTGATTTCCGTTCCATGCACACTGGAGATATTAGATCCACCTGCAAATGGTCAACCAGTAACTACACATACAAAAGAATCTGCAAATAATCATGCCAAAGAAACACAAcacccccccaaaaaaaaaaaaaaaagtatgcaGGAATCAAACTAGAAACCAAACCAatagaaaacatttaaaaaaatgCAGTTTTATAGTATTAAAGAAATCACCATTTGATTCAGCTGATAACCCACCAATCGATGACTCTAACAGTTCATTCCATCTTTTTCCATCAGATTTATCCAAAACAATCAAATCAGATGATTGGCAGTTAATTGAAACATCATCTGTACATTGGCTAGCATTCGCAACCACACATCTTTCCCTCATGGAATCACATCTCATACCTTCCACTGTAGGAGTTATAACTTCATCTGGTTGGTCACATGAAGCGTCATGGTTTTCATTTGAAAATTCGCTGCATGATAGTGATACTCTGTTAAAATCTTTTCCAACAGCAGTATTTGCCCCTGGCAATCTGTCCTTGATAGGAGTTTGTTTGACAACCAAATTTTTATTGATATAGCTTCTCATGCCATGGTCTTGTCTTGAGTACAAGTCAGAGCATGCTACTTTAGCACAATCACCTGAGGATCTTGTGCAAGAATCATACACGCGCTGTCTATGAAACAATCCTGTATGTTCCACATTCTTCTCCACAACAGAAATCACCTCTGAATCCCCATTTACTTCTTCAACACCAACCTTTACATGTTCTTTCGTTTTTCTAATCTTTGATTTCTTAGAATTATCAACATCTGAATAATGTTCAATAGGAAAACCACAAGCTGATATATTATCTCCATCCAATGAAGAGTCACAGAGCAAATCTTGCATTATATCTGCATAGAACTTTTTAACACTCTCCCCAACAGTCTGTACCTGATCTTCAACAAATTTAACTGTGTCCTGCCAAAAATAGTTGAAAGAAGACATAAGTTAAGAACAAATACTAGATGAACTGAGTAATGAAATAGCAAGGGCACTGTCTACAAGGAAGACAGTATCacataaaccttgttcaaattAGACAGCGGGAATGTAACATGCATTCTATAGGTGTGATGAAAAGATAAGCACAAAAAACAACTCCGGCAAGAAAAAAATGTCACCAAGCACTAAAGATAGGAAGAAGGCAAAGAACtaaaaattgcagaaattcaTAAACACTACAATGCCAGCAGTCTCTGGCAACCATTCCATTGTGAAGATTAATAATCCAAAAGGTCTTACCTGGTACATATTTTCTTCCACCTCCAAGCACATAGATTCAAATTTCTCGTACACACACCCAACCCAGTTTATACCTTTGACATCCATAGTTGTCATAAATTTTCTTCACAGAACAGGTGTACGTCGTCTGCTACTTTGTAGTTTCAGTAATCAGTTCAGCATCAACTAGTGCGCATCTGCAGGATATTACAATCAGAAGAAGCTCTTAACAACACATAAAAGTCTTTCTAATCCAGAGTAAGGAAACAACGAAAATCCATAAAATGACGGTTCATTAATTTATAAGGTTCTAGttttcataaaataaaacaacCTATAGGATATGGTAAAATGTGACTAGTACTCAAAAGAAATATCACATTAAATGGTCCACAATTTTCAGGTCATTTTGTACTTTGTGCAAAGAAGTTTAGCTACATATTGTGCCATTTTTATTTAAGTTTACTTAAACACTACAATTATTACAAAGGAAAATATCATTTGCAATGTCTTTAACAAAAAGCAGAGAGTTCAGTAACAGATGATACCTGAACATTTAAGTAGTGAAATCCATTATTCAATGAATAAAGTGCTATTATTTACATATGCCAAAGTAAGCTAAAAGAGGCACAAGCCAAAACATGGTCTGACCATAAAACATATCTAATCATCAGCTGACCGACAGAGGATAGTAGGAATGGGTAGGCCCATGTGGTATATGGTTCAAATCCCCTCACAGTACCTACCTAGTTATGTGCTAGACCTTCCTGTCTCATATAGATTGTAGGGTTGGGCAGGAAGCCCCAGTTTTTTATGCCTGGGTCCACAAAACAGGTTTGGAGGATTCGTTTTGAGAAAAAGAGAATTACCAGGTGGGATATAGTTATAGTTCAAATATTGGTCATTATGGTTCTAGAGAATTTCTTGGGGCTCTGTATGGAAATTGGCTATTTAGATTTCATAGTGTAGCACTCTACGGCATGTTGTAATAAGAAACAACTTTAGTGTGCACAAGAGAATGGGTGTGGCTCCAATAATATGCGAAGAGGCTCAAGTTGTTGCACTTGGAAAGACATCCCTCAAAGTTGTTTCTTTAATTTACCTTTGCCAATTGTGGAGTGGAATGGGGAAAGGGTGAGATTTTGGGAACACTACTGGATGCTGGCCAGAGTCTTTTGCACTCTTTAGCCTAGGCATTATCATTAACTATACAACAATAACTATTCCACTGCTACATAGTGAGTAGATCCTTCTTCATATCCCTTCAGTAGAGATTTTAGGTTCTGAAGCAAATGATCTGGAGGTTCGAGAACTTACATCACTATTTATCATATTTCTCTAGACCAATTTGGAGAATCTGATGCTTCATTGATGAGGGGCTACATCTATTTTGTTCGAGCTGCGCCAGCCAAACCTAATGCAATGCTTTTCTATCTGACAGGTTTAATCAATTTGGGGTGAAAGGAGAATAAAGTGCAACTTTAGGGAGATAAGCTCTCATAAACAGCTTTTGGGTGGTTGGGGTGTCGAGAAATAGAAGGATTTTGATGCTGTGGAGTGTGAAGAGCTGGATCATCTTTGAGAAAGGTCAGTTTTCAAAATTCCATGATAGCTCTTTTACTACTATTCTTTTAAAGTGATATGTTTTAGATTCTTTTGTTttgctgttttttcttttttcctctcgGTCTGTTTTGTTTGTAAGTTTTCCTACTGGTAATGATGCTTCTGTAAGAGGATTTTGTCGTCCTCTGCCGTGTTAAGATGAAAGAGAACAGGTTTATTAAATGGTTTCAATAGTAATATCAGGCAATACTTGTATTAGCAAGAGATTCTACTTCAAAAGCACAAGCACAGTAATTTCCTTGGCAAGAGATTCTACTTGAAAGTTTGTTTAACATCTTTCAGTTTCCTTAGACCTGAAAAATATCAAGTCTGTACCTTGCTGAATGCTAAAAGTTGAAATAATCAAAAAAGTTTTTCTCATTTTGCCTTTCACATCTAGTGACTATCACCATGGGACACCAGAGATGCCAGTACCTCATCACCTAAGCCCTCATTATGACCATTGTGCAGCAGTAAAATCAACATCACCAACATTACTTCCCATCCAACAAAGTAATACAAAAACTGAGACTTCCACTACAACCATCCTCCCAACTATGTCCATCCCACACACCTTCCTATCCATAATCAATGAAATACCAGATTCTAATGAGTTTTCAAGCTTAAAACTTCAGGACTAGCATTCAACATGCTTAGTATTCAAATCTTATTAAAAAGCCCTATAAACAAGGACTACAGTCGGACATTATCTCTAATGATCTGATGGAGTGATGGTTATTCAAGATGGCTGTCTCAGTGATtagattaaattttttatttaagagAATGATAGTTAGAATTTTGTTACTATCTCAATGCCCAACAAGGAAAAATTTCACCTGGAAGACTAGCAAGACATTAATATGAACAGTTGCAAAATCTGATCTTAACATGACTAGATGTCTCAGCAATCCCATAACTACTTATCAAAGGATAAGCAGAGGGCATACTAGAGTTATATGAAATGAATTGAGGAAGCAATATGATAAACAGTCCTTTAACTTGTTGAGTTACTTTAGTACCCATTAAAAGCCGAAATAGTCAGGTTTTTCCAAAaactccaattcacaaaacccaAAGAACCTATAGAGTAAACAGTAAAACCTCAATTGATCACCATTTCCTTCTCATAATGCAGAAATTCACCCCAAAACATGACAACCagtatcaaaaaataaaaaatttaaacacGCCTGCTATTTTCAGATATGAGAACAAACTACAAAGCTGTTTCAGCTATAGCAAAACAGCATCATACAGTGATACCAAAGCCTTCATACAAAACCATAAGCTGCAACAAGCTGATCACATATATTAAATGGAAAAAGGGCATGCATGATCAGGGAAGAGAAAACCCTTATGACAATTTGAGAAGATGATAATTGAAGCTTGGATCATCTAGTATGAAAATTGAAGCTTGAGAACTTACTTGGAACCCAGAAAAGCCAAAAGGTTGAGAataaaacccaaacccaatTCAGTTTTGGTGTTGCTTGTAAAGGTCCTATTCGTTTAGAAACAATAAAGGACTAAACAGAAGAAACGGAGCACAAAAGAAACATGAAAGGCAGGCAGAAAGAGGGAAGCACAAGAAACGTAAAGACACATTTCACCTGGCTTTCTTCCATTGCTTAAAATCTTGCCACGTGTTTTTTCGGAAATATTAAAAGTCAATTAAGGTCTtcgcctgttttttttttttcttccttcggTTGTCAAATGAGTCTCGGCGTATTAGCAATAATTTTCTTAACCTAACTTTTTACAAACTTTATCACCGTGAGATAAAAGATTGTATAGAGTACCATTTATTTACGTTTGTTTCTGGATTGGTGGACTTGTAGCTTCAATATTACGATGAAACTATTCTGGTGACGTAGTTACTCTAACTT is a window from the Rosa chinensis cultivar Old Blush chromosome 2, RchiOBHm-V2, whole genome shotgun sequence genome containing:
- the LOC112188420 gene encoding uncharacterized protein LOC112188420 isoform X3; amino-acid sequence: MTTMDVKGINWVGCVYEKFESMCLEVEENMYQDTVKFVEDQVQTVGESVKKFYADIMQDLLCDSSLDGDNISACGFPIEHYSDVDNSKKSKIRKTKEHVKVGVEEVNGDSEVISVVEKNVEHTGLFHRQRVYDSCTRSSGDCAKVACSDLYSRQDHGMRSYINKNLVVKQTPIKDRLPGANTAVGKDFNRVSLSCSEFSNENHDASCDQPDEVITPTVEGGSNISSVHGTEISQQSDKAKLEETCVMVSGEELHFVHHMVANCKPYKKKIPKAFTSRTSSARKQEYEQLALWHGHHTKAFLGGEDSKKSPTRDICESEWEIL
- the LOC112188420 gene encoding uncharacterized protein LOC112188420 isoform X1, whose product is MTTMDVKGINWVGCVYEKFESMCLEVEENMYQDTVKFVEDQVQTVGESVKKFYADIMQDLLCDSSLDGDNISACGFPIEHYSDVDNSKKSKIRKTKEHVKVGVEEVNGDSEVISVVEKNVEHTGLFHRQRVYDSCTRSSGDCAKVACSDLYSRQDHGMRSYINKNLVVKQTPIKDRLPGANTAVGKDFNRVSLSCSEFSNENHDASCDQPDEVITPTVEGMRCDSMRERCVVANASQCTDDVSINCQSSDLIVLDKSDGKRWNELLESSIGGLSAESNGGSNISSVHGTEISQQSDKAKLEETCVMVSGEELHFVHHMVANCKPYKKKIPKAFTSRTSSARKQEYEQLALWHGHHTKAFLGGEDSKKSPTRDICESEWEIL
- the LOC112188420 gene encoding uncharacterized protein LOC112188420 isoform X2, translated to MTTMDVKGINWVGCVYEKFESMCLEVEENMYQDTVKFVEDQVQTVGESVKKFYADIMQDLLCDSSLDGDNISACGFPIEHYSDVDNSKKSKIRKTKEHVKVGVEEVNGDSEVISVVEKNVEHTGLFHRQRVYDSCTRSSGDCAKVACSDLYSRQDHGMRSYINKNLVVKQTPIKDRLPGANTAVGKDFNRVSLSCSEFSNENHDASCDQPDEVITPTVEGMRCDSMRERCVVANASQCTDDVSINCQSSDLIVLDKSDGKRWNELLESSIGGSNISSVHGTEISQQSDKAKLEETCVMVSGEELHFVHHMVANCKPYKKKIPKAFTSRTSSARKQEYEQLALWHGHHTKAFLGGEDSKKSPTRDICESEWEIL